attatatatatatatatatatatatatatatatatatatatatatatatatatatatatatatatatatatatatatatatatatttacatatttcctgggtttatggtattttacaggctggcaacggaaactttatttaattggcctgcgagttctgacttgcatcaagggaaatcgtaaaaaaaaaataagaaaaaggcgagaatttaggagctgaaggctctacttcataaggaaatgttacgtaaaagcttgggataaattaaagaattatatttacaaaagaaagcatttgaagggaaaatggataagtaaattgataaagggcttgcaacggctgaagatccttctactggattCTTGACctagggcaaggcacagtccaagatgagtccactgcaaataggtccctctgcaagagagatttacacattacacgccagtaaaggaacaatataacacctaATCTGActtgagtttgcactgagggtgccaaaggctcgaggaatgaatgaccactttacacttgaacacaggacattggaagtGGCCCTGGATAAACTGGctcaaggacagaagtgaaatgctggtactccaaactttctaaagggcaaactgtcgtgactgaaaggtcttTACTCACAATTTACCTtatgggaagcgggtctctggcgaagaaggaTGAGGGACGATCACACGGATGGCGGTGCCcttcgaggatgactggagtctggagtcaaACGGGGGGAATGAACGGTCTCTCAGCAACTGTAAACTCGCCCgcatgtatggctgtcccctcctctgttactgcatggctcctgctcACACGACTAACTACCCACTGCTACTGCCGTCTTCCCATATAAGGCACGCGGCCGGGTGTTGGTGccatgtgcaaacgatgtgtcattcgccaggtggtcagcgattcggttgcctcttccccggtcctgCGAAAGTAAGACTTTATCcccacaaaatggaaagaagcttcacTCTATCTTAACACATTaatactaaattactttgtgtatttGATAacgaatttcttcaaatttacagtATACGTTACCTTTGAATtatgaggacaagataattttgagacGGAGACAAatttagaggaattaattttacatataagttcactaaattcctaaataaacaaggcatgcggttaaTTAATGCCTTGAAGGAAACAGTGTAAATGATAGCagagtgtttatttttgtaaatgacatcccctttcgtgatattgtaatgatgaTACATAGAATTCGCGCTCGACGGTTGACGTGACCCTTGTTCTGGGGATTCTGACGGTTGTAGGCAGAGTGAGGTATTCGTGAGTTTAATTCGCTAgctttaaaccacgctaatttcTCTCACGTCCACTGCCCGTACTTGAGTACAAGCTATAAATAGATGCACAAGCTCAGTAACATGATGGATAGCAGACTAAAAGATGAGGTGTCTGGGATAAAATAGAGTTCttagggggaaaaaaataacaaaaggaaaaatgaactggATGTTACGCATGAAAACGTGACTGCATacgaaaggcggaacacgtctctcggatTTTACGAAGGgggcattaaaaatcacaagggcaggaatttatgactcacgattcattaaaacagaaaaataaataaacaaataaaagagtaaatgatgttggcagaagagcCAAAGGGTAATAttggtgttattgtgttatgcAGGAATTTATcatccttcgcctataaattatggcccggactatctctcagccccagggATTGGAAAGGGAACCCAAAGCGCGActccccttcaggaagagctgacacgcatgccctgtgccaaggtaggggcacAAGGCATCACCACTTtcctctgttattctcaatgattatGCATTTGAGGAATAGtgtcaatatttgaaattacctcTTGTGGTAATAATTTAGAAAAAGATTAATGAGGATAGGAAGTAGAGTTccaggaatggaagaagatagtggagggccttggcATCCTCAACTTCTGGATTAAGTGCCAAGACCTTCAAAGGTGAAATGGTGGCTGCAGGTGCCGGGGAGCTCTAGAGTTCTTTGGAAACTACCGAAATTCCCCGCCATTGGTAATTCCGCGTGAGCCTCTCCCTGCCAGACAGTTGTCCTCGGTCGGGAAGTGGAGGCCGAGACCAGGGGGCaccatggagtgccacctgggccagctgctgcgacagctgacacagGAGTTTTCGGCGCTAGTTCTGCCATGATCcatcgcagctcttgtagttcatcagcCAGAGTGAGAATGGCAGAATCTGACACCGCAGTGCGTCGGTgacggactgagacagagagaaggtGGTCGGGGGCGGGGGgccgtgagaggctcgcaggtagcAATGACCAGCTCAGACACGGGTTGCTAGGCTGCACCTTAAGgcgaacttccgctgtggtcgggaggaaccgtctctcttactgaCGCTGGTAGCAGGGTGCAGGCTGGGAGAGAGAGGGGTTCTGgggttggatcccttgaatggagatcggagttgtgctctggcgctggcactaaggcaggagTCAGGcatatcagaggtttcttgtgctttCGTCGGTCGGGACAGACAGGTTTGGCTTTTTTCGGTGCACATAAGCGGCAcactggcaggaatttggcatctccggagGAGATCGATTGgggctctggcgctggcactgaggcagggctgggcactggaatttgatcgggaaccgatcgaaggggccactgtacatcgtactcaggtggcactggtagggactgcacatcctcctggtacccagggggctcCAGTCTTGACGaagagaagcggggaggattgcCGCCGAGGAATGGGTTGAATGTGGACgtggattgtcgtgatttctgtggggactgaaagtcctgccccaggatgacgtcatagcctctggggAGGGTGGCCTGCTGCGCCggttgcaaatttttgattgatgaggtcttgtgactctcaattggaccgtagggagtatcattttaaactgatttactccctcgatcataacaagttttcgtctattgacaatGGCTCCATAGGGGACTCTGTCCCTTTGAATGAGGGAGATTTGCACTCCTGagtcatcgaatgctgtgaccCGGCGCACAGGGTAGCTGCCTCTGGGAGGtcccacatatatggggccttcggtGGGAGGGCCCAGTGACTTGGAATTTGTGACAATACAGGCGACAGTCAGGAGTGATGGGTTTTGTGTATggggcatttcgcccatgaggagaatggccataaaccttgcagcTGCAGATTTGGCTAAGTCTTTCCAGACTTCACCTGCTTGGAGGGCGCAGACGAGTTGTTGGGTGGTTTTCCGCGGTGAAAGAGGCGcggtttttcttgttttgcttttctcagaggaatgccccgtATTCTTGAAACCTTAATGGCAAGTTAAGGGCTTGCCGAGTTTCCATTCTTGtaaatttgatcctccgagggaGAGGCAGGATTTATCTTTACATGGATCCTTCCTGGTGAGTAGTCCCATGTCTGCTGTATcagcaacactcggtgagtgttgctggaaTCTTTCCACTACATGGGTGGCGAGGTCAGGAGGTGTGGCCTGAAAATGCtcaagtttaaattttaaaaagtacctCCACTGCGCTGAAGTGGCTCCTTGGACCTGAGCTATTTATGCCTTCCCGCTCAGAATGGTACACccaatcagaccaagtctggcctgttTCTTTggctgctctccaacgtctcctccaccgctcaggggGTAATCTCATAGGCCTTAGTAACCCGGCAGCGTCTGGCTTCCCAGTTTCCTATCCTCTGCCAAAGGGTGTGGTGGCAACAAGTGCCTTCCTCgagaatttagtgagaacaaggaagTCTTGCGGGAAAGTTACCTtcccaggactcgttcggccctctCAAGCCACTTCAGGTTTTGCACTTTAGCACTGCTATGTGAGGCTATTAGTAGCATGTGTGTGGGCTCTGTCCATTGGCATGGTTCAGTTATGAGTGGCTGAGGCCTCATTCCCGCCCGCGGGAGAGGTGGCGTTCTGTgggttctaacatctggagctcatggacGCGCTGTCACTCCTTTCTTCCGGGttcttctctcattcttccattcctctctccTCCCGTTTTTCTTGGGTGAttcgttctttttctctctcgacatgtagaatttgaagtcctcattttgtagGGCTCTGGTAttgccatcttgaaata
This genomic stretch from Macrobrachium rosenbergii isolate ZJJX-2024 chromosome 23, ASM4041242v1, whole genome shotgun sequence harbors:
- the LOC136851131 gene encoding uncharacterized protein, translating into MAYLEGGGGGGGGGGGGGGGGGGGGGGGKTAGGLENRGLGNIWSCHKTSSIKNLQPAQQATLPRGYDVILGQDFQSPQKSRQSTSTFNPFLGGNPPRFSSSRLEPPGYQEDVQSLPVPPEYDVQWPLRSVPDQIPVPSPASVPAPEPQSISSGDAKFLPVCRLCAPKKAKPVCPDRRKHKKPLICLTPALVPAPEHNSDLHSRDPTPEPLSLPACTLLPASVRETVPPDHSGSSP